A genome region from Arachidicoccus soli includes the following:
- a CDS encoding DUF1801 domain-containing protein, with protein sequence MKNNSFQNVDEYISSFTLAKQKILNKIRSIILEAAPDAQEMISYNMPAYKLNKILVYFGMAKNHLGFYPTASGIQNFENELNNYKTSKGAIQFPLDQPLPKELIQKIVAFRVNNDSSKTNSALNNGFLLQLSAPARRALENAGITKLADLKKFTEKELLQLHGLGKTSLPKLKAAMESAGLNFLKK encoded by the coding sequence ATGAAAAATAATTCATTTCAAAATGTGGATGAATACATTTCGTCATTCACATTGGCCAAACAAAAAATTTTGAATAAAATTAGAAGCATTATTCTTGAAGCAGCGCCAGATGCACAAGAAATGATTAGCTATAATATGCCAGCATATAAGCTAAATAAAATATTAGTTTATTTTGGCATGGCAAAGAATCATTTGGGATTTTACCCTACTGCATCTGGTATTCAAAACTTTGAGAATGAACTAAATAATTATAAAACTTCAAAAGGAGCCATTCAGTTTCCTTTAGATCAACCATTGCCTAAAGAGCTCATACAAAAAATTGTGGCATTTCGTGTTAATAACGATTCTTCAAAAACAAATTCTGCCCTCAATAATGGTTTTCTTTTACAATTGTCAGCACCTGCAAGACGCGCATTAGAAAACGCAGGCATTACAAAATTAGCAGACCTTAAAAAGTTTACTGAAAAAGAATTACTTCAACTTCATGGATTAGGTAAAACAAGTTTACCAAAATTGAAAGCGGCAATGGAATCTGCGGGTTTAAATTTTCTAAAAAAATAA
- a CDS encoding SRPBCC family protein, with amino-acid sequence MDTNKITITTVVHATATKAWDYWTSPTHIVKWNNASEDWHTTRAENDLQVGGKFLSRMEAKDGSFGFDFDGIYDEVVLNKHIAYTIGDGRKVIIDFEETDGQTKITETFEAENINSIEQQKVGWQSILDNFKKYTEDNEK; translated from the coding sequence ATGGACACTAATAAAATAACAATTACAACCGTTGTGCACGCAACAGCAACAAAAGCTTGGGACTATTGGACCTCCCCCACACATATTGTAAAATGGAATAATGCCTCTGAAGATTGGCACACAACTCGTGCTGAAAATGATTTACAAGTTGGCGGAAAATTTCTTTCAAGAATGGAAGCCAAAGATGGAAGCTTTGGTTTTGACTTTGATGGCATCTATGATGAGGTTGTGCTAAACAAGCATATTGCATATACGATTGGCGATGGGAGAAAAGTAATTATTGATTTTGAGGAGACAGATGGGCAAACAAAAATTACAGAAACTTTTGAAGCCGAAAATATTAATTCAATTGAACAACAGAAAGTTGGTTGGCAAAGTATTCTAGATAATTTCAAAAAGTATACAGAAGATAATGAAAAATAA
- a CDS encoding VOC family protein: MPKTTPFLWFDDNAEEAANFYIKIFKDSELINILRSPVDTPPNKAGKALTVNFMLNGQSFVALNGGAAFKPNPSISFYVTYNESTELENAWEYLSNEGFVLMPLDKYDWGERYGWVQDKFGISWQLILDNGKEAEHKIIPMLMFCGAQQGKANEAIHFYTSVFKNSAIDKIFYYPEGQTKLDAKVVHAKFRLDSNIFMAMDSGVQQPFTFNEAISIVINCETQDEIDYFWDMLTANGGKESQCGWLKDRFGVSWQVVPINIGRFFSNKDSEKSKRAMQSMMQMKKMIIADLENA; the protein is encoded by the coding sequence TTATATAAAAATTTTTAAAGATTCAGAGCTTATCAATATTCTGCGAAGTCCGGTAGATACCCCACCTAACAAAGCCGGCAAAGCGCTTACCGTAAACTTTATGTTGAATGGACAAAGCTTTGTTGCGCTTAATGGTGGTGCGGCATTTAAACCCAATCCCTCCATATCATTTTATGTAACTTATAATGAATCGACTGAATTAGAAAATGCTTGGGAGTATCTTTCAAATGAGGGTTTCGTATTAATGCCTTTGGATAAATATGATTGGGGGGAAAGATATGGTTGGGTGCAGGACAAATTCGGGATATCCTGGCAACTTATTTTAGACAATGGAAAAGAAGCTGAGCACAAAATTATTCCAATGCTAATGTTTTGTGGAGCGCAACAAGGTAAAGCTAATGAAGCTATTCATTTTTATACCTCTGTATTTAAAAACTCAGCGATTGATAAGATTTTTTATTATCCCGAAGGACAAACAAAATTGGACGCAAAAGTTGTACATGCAAAATTTCGTTTAGATAGCAATATTTTTATGGCAATGGATAGCGGCGTGCAACAACCTTTTACTTTCAATGAGGCCATTTCCATTGTTATCAATTGTGAAACCCAAGATGAAATCGATTATTTTTGGGACATGCTTACAGCCAATGGCGGCAAAGAAAGTCAATGTGGCTGGTTAAAAGATAGGTTTGGTGTTAGCTGGCAAGTTGTTCCTATTAATATAGGAAGGTTCTTCTCCAATAAAGATTCTGAAAAATCTAAGCGCGCTATGCAGTCAATGATGCAAATGAAAAAAATGATTATTGCTGATTTAGAAAATGCATAA